A single region of the Anoplolepis gracilipes chromosome 1, ASM4749672v1, whole genome shotgun sequence genome encodes:
- the Dpn gene encoding uncharacterized protein Dpn, giving the protein MLNSEEEFEPQTQSGMTKAELRRSNKPIMEKRRRARINQYLDELKNFILVNEKDPTRHSKLEKADILEMTVKHIQTMQRQHLSTAVSNDPVVLTKFRSGFSECATEVSRYVSRLENVDPAVKQRLVSHLNSCVGHLQQMVPFYSHYVPYMPERLYPEVKVGFQSDFQNGDENNNGSARIQIPNGVQLIPSRLPNGELAFLVPQSAGISANFPFFPPATDSSMKTGQSSAFTAVHRPHSPLLSPSTSTSSYGDEGHHSEHPQASSPNHHQPQRRLKLPDQSPASSSKSFSSSPETQKPQISSTSDRKSPTTMFLEPKVINDKIIIKKDVAEDSESVSYNNVNNFAAQSLRQPLSVITDKTYNRASHSNDSLFKKDGLKRHHSDGLLAISDKRPRYQEPTSSISSMNNAEAHKSTNEQSAAISAEDLPRNQNCQAPRNSNSNSDKFEMNPVDPFGANGDMWRPW; this is encoded by the exons ATGTTGAACAGCGAGGAGGAATTCGAGCCTCAAACGCAGTCTGGAATGACGAAAGCGGAACTGAGGAGG AGCAACAAACCGATTATGGAAAAACGACGACGCGCTCGAATTAATCAATATCTCGATGAACTGAAGAATTTTATACTCGTTAACGAAAAAGAT CCAACTAGACATTCCAAGCTCGAGAAAGCCGATATCCTCGAAATGACGGTAAAGCATATACAAACGATGCAACGACAGCATTTGAGTACGGCCGTCTCCAACGATCCGGTGGTGTTAACGAAATTCCGTTCTGGATTTTCCGAATGTGCTACCGAAGTATCGCGATACGTCAGTCGTCTCGAGAACGTCGATCCCGCTGTAAAGCAACGATTGGTATCACACTTGAACAGCTGCGTGGGCCATCTTCAGCAAATGGTTCCATTCTACAGTCACTACGTACCCTACATGCCAGAGCGCCTCTATCCAGAGGTAAAGGTCGGCTTTCAGAGCGATTTCCAGAATGGGGATGAGAATAACAACGGTAGCGCGAGAATACAGATACCGAACGGAGTGCAATTGATTCCGAGTCGACTGCCAAATGGCGAATTAGCATTCTTAGTGCCACAATCTGCCGGCATCTCTGCCAATTTCCCTTTCTTTCCACCAGCTACGGATTCATCTATGAAAACCGGTCAATCCTCAGCTTTCACCGCGGTTCACAGACCGCACAGTCCACTGCTGAGTCCGTCGACCTCTACGTCCAGCTACGGCGACGAGGGTCATCATTCGGAACATCCACAGGCGTCATCGCCTAATCATCATCAGCCACAACGTCGACTCAAGTTACCGGACCAAAGTCCTGCGTCCTCTTCAAAGAGCTTCTCGTCCTCCCCAGAGACCCAAAAACCGCAAATTAGCTCAACTAGTGACCGAAAGTCACCGACGACAATGTTCTTGGAACCTAAAGTCATcaacgataaaattataataaaaaaagatgtagcGGAAGATTCGGAGAGCGttagttataataatgtaaacaaCTTTGCAGCTCAAAGTCTGCGACAACCTCTTTCCGTAATTACAGACAAAACTTACAATCGCGCTTCGCATTCGAATGATTCGTTGTTCAAGAAAGACGGTCTCAAGAGACATCATTCCGACGGGCTTTTGGCGATCTCGGATAAGAGACCGAGATATCAGGAACCCACTAGTTCGATCTCCTCGATGAATAATGCCGAGGCGCATAAGAGCACAAATGAGCAGTCCGCTGCGATTTCGGCCGAAGATTTGCCGCGAAATCAGAATTGCCAAGCTCCACGAAATTCTAATTCAAATTCCGATAAATTCGAAATGAATCCGGTAGATCCATTCGGTGCTAATGGCGATATGTGGAGACCTTGGTGA